One genomic segment of Fusobacterium varium includes these proteins:
- a CDS encoding HU family DNA-binding protein: RAARTGRNPQTGEEMTIEAKKVVKFKPGKGLSEAVNK, encoded by the coding sequence AAAGAGCTGCTAGAACTGGTAGAAATCCTCAAACTGGAGAAGAAATGACTATCGAAGCTAAAAAAGTTGTTAAATTCAAACCTGGAAAAGGATTATCTGAAGCTGTAAATAAATA